Proteins encoded by one window of Funiculus sociatus GB2-C1:
- a CDS encoding polymorphic toxin type 24 domain-containing protein, translated as MSKPVDWTIGIPASNLIASGTQVSGNFRLDGASAREILYRMDGSNITSYIVYDDDGRAIKRVDVTGKAHAGIPTPHVVEYRHNKSPAGKIYPDSKKTARPATPDEIP; from the coding sequence GTGTCTAAACCAGTTGACTGGACGATTGGTATTCCAGCTAGCAACCTCATAGCCAGCGGAACGCAAGTTAGCGGCAATTTCCGGCTCGACGGAGCTAGTGCCAGAGAGATATTATATCGCATGGATGGTAGCAACATCACAAGCTATATTGTCTACGATGATGATGGACGTGCAATTAAGCGAGTAGACGTGACAGGAAAAGCTCATGCGGGTATACCTACACCTCACGTTGTTGAATACAGACACAACAAAAGCCCCGCCGGGAAAATTTACCCGGACTCTAAGAAAACAGCTCGACCAGCTACACCGGACGAGATACCTTAA